The Comamonas sp. GB3 AK4-5 genome includes a region encoding these proteins:
- a CDS encoding helix-turn-helix transcriptional regulator: protein MDDITQHRKRRLRALIDSSSYSGSQASFAKATGLTEGRVSQLLDPSQSFGERSARNIATVLGLIDRYFEDGFGIGSVTELLSSDIGDALSLKAIKKIPVIGEVKGGDDGYLEELEYPVGFGDGYVEYPTTDPNAYAVRVRGDSMHPRYRAGEFVIVEPNIEAQEGDDVVVVCANGRKMLKQLNWRRDGELQLLSVNNGYGPLTLSIHEVRSIQLAAGRVRRSGIKH from the coding sequence ATGGACGACATCACGCAACACCGAAAGCGGCGCCTACGCGCGCTCATTGACTCTTCTTCGTACAGCGGTAGCCAAGCCAGCTTTGCCAAGGCCACAGGCTTGACTGAAGGGCGCGTATCGCAATTGCTCGACCCAAGCCAGAGCTTTGGCGAGCGATCGGCGCGTAACATCGCTACCGTGCTAGGCCTGATCGATCGCTACTTTGAAGATGGATTTGGCATAGGATCAGTAACAGAGCTTTTGTCATCCGATATCGGCGATGCACTGAGCTTGAAAGCAATAAAGAAGATCCCAGTGATTGGCGAAGTCAAAGGCGGAGATGACGGGTACCTCGAGGAGCTGGAGTACCCCGTTGGGTTTGGTGATGGCTATGTGGAGTACCCGACCACAGACCCGAACGCATATGCCGTTCGTGTACGCGGGGACTCCATGCATCCAAGATACCGGGCTGGAGAGTTTGTGATCGTCGAACCCAATATCGAGGCCCAGGAAGGCGACGATGTGGTGGTGGTCTGTGCCAACGGCCGCAAGATGCTCAAACAGCTGAACTGGCGGCGCGACGGCGAGCTGCAGCTACTTTCTGTCAACAACGGGTATGGTCCTTTGACATTGAGCATTCACGAGGTAAGGTCCATCCAGCTTGCTGCGGGCCGTGTGCGCCGCAGTGGCATAAAGCATTAA
- a CDS encoding phage tail assembly chaperone, with translation MAQEKEIARTIRLGQRPDGIPEVVKFKLLDGGDAMLPVTFKYRTLTEFGALLDEVFGQSLDAETDLQGKLSSKSLQQQRVQFNGQYLFAIFQNWGLDVPLTLPACIQLADELPGAAQAAMGLYRQLITEGRLGN, from the coding sequence ATGGCCCAGGAGAAGGAAATCGCAAGAACCATCCGCCTGGGCCAACGCCCAGATGGAATTCCCGAGGTGGTCAAGTTCAAGCTGCTCGATGGCGGCGATGCCATGCTGCCGGTGACTTTCAAATACCGTACGTTGACCGAGTTTGGCGCTCTGCTGGATGAGGTTTTCGGTCAGTCCCTGGACGCCGAAACGGATTTGCAGGGCAAGCTTTCGAGCAAAAGCCTGCAGCAACAACGTGTGCAGTTCAACGGCCAGTATTTGTTCGCCATCTTCCAGAACTGGGGGCTGGACGTTCCGCTGACCTTGCCGGCATGCATACAACTGGCTGATGAGCTGCCTGGAGCGGCCCAGGCCGCGATGGGTTTGTACCGTCAGCTTATCACCGAGGGTCGCTTGGGAAACTGA
- a CDS encoding phage tail tube protein, whose amino-acid sequence MRKVPLPDGAKLYLATALGTALAFGSVSNAANAVVTVDNSLKATDLVILDSEDWPELTGLVARVKTATAQAVTLDGVDTSNTVKFPAGGKLSLIPLPDETGFQRLPYVPTFALSGGELQTGNTSYLDVEESSEFKTGRSARRLQYTISWKGDGVARAALKAANGQDPSVHKLVYRDGSASFYVGELDYDDAASTEKGQEQVTTSTVLLRHAPTYIGSEV is encoded by the coding sequence ATGCGCAAAGTACCTCTGCCCGATGGGGCAAAGCTTTATCTGGCTACTGCACTGGGCACAGCCCTGGCATTTGGCTCAGTCTCCAATGCCGCCAATGCGGTGGTCACTGTGGACAACAGCTTGAAGGCCACTGACCTTGTCATCTTGGACAGTGAAGACTGGCCCGAGCTGACGGGCTTGGTGGCCCGCGTCAAAACAGCAACGGCGCAGGCCGTGACGTTGGACGGCGTGGACACCAGCAACACAGTCAAGTTCCCTGCCGGGGGCAAGCTCAGCTTGATTCCGCTCCCGGATGAGACGGGCTTTCAACGCTTGCCCTATGTTCCGACCTTCGCCCTGAGCGGTGGCGAACTGCAAACCGGCAATACCAGCTACCTGGATGTCGAGGAGAGCAGCGAGTTCAAGACAGGGCGCAGTGCCCGTCGCCTGCAATACACCATCAGCTGGAAGGGCGATGGTGTGGCGCGTGCAGCACTCAAGGCCGCCAATGGCCAAGACCCTTCCGTGCACAAGCTGGTCTATCGTGATGGCTCGGCTTCCTTCTATGTGGGGGAGCTCGACTATGACGATGCCGCCAGCACGGAAAAAGGTCAGGAACAGGTGACGACCTCGACCGTGTTGCTGCGCCATGCGCCCACCTATATCGGTAGCGAGGTTTGA
- a CDS encoding DUF1799 domain-containing protein produces the protein MGTYQAQVWPENWAAWCLFETMATQWRAGPGGVIGLDYSVLAEELRLAQIPQVEHRRLRNDIRVLEAAALDCIYEEG, from the coding sequence GTGGGCACGTATCAAGCCCAGGTCTGGCCCGAAAACTGGGCCGCCTGGTGCTTGTTCGAAACCATGGCCACGCAGTGGCGGGCAGGCCCGGGCGGTGTTATTGGGCTTGACTACTCCGTGCTCGCTGAAGAGTTGCGCTTGGCGCAGATTCCGCAGGTTGAGCACAGGCGTCTGCGCAACGATATCCGCGTGCTGGAAGCCGCCGCACTCGATTGCATTTACGAAGAGGGCTGA
- a CDS encoding HK97 gp10 family phage protein, translating to MVKGMDITKLESFVEELGDAVQALATPAAEAAAQVIYERMQFNVAHIPQIAGNVAESIYLADASDGRPEGVASYHISWDSTAAPHASLIEYGYWQRYAVRYTRQGWVTQIRPEMQGKPEPGPYASQAQKDAYYLQRPGGPAYIAGKAFARGALSAAEKACDAAESVLLAHITEME from the coding sequence ATGGTTAAAGGCATGGACATTACCAAACTGGAGTCTTTTGTGGAGGAGCTCGGAGATGCCGTGCAGGCGCTTGCTACTCCGGCAGCTGAGGCTGCGGCACAGGTCATTTATGAACGCATGCAGTTCAATGTGGCGCACATTCCGCAGATTGCAGGCAACGTGGCGGAATCCATCTATTTGGCCGATGCAAGCGATGGCCGCCCAGAAGGGGTCGCCAGCTACCACATCAGCTGGGATAGCACGGCAGCACCCCACGCGAGTTTGATCGAGTATGGCTACTGGCAGCGCTATGCCGTGCGCTATACCCGTCAAGGTTGGGTCACACAAATAAGGCCGGAGATGCAAGGCAAACCAGAGCCAGGGCCTTATGCGTCGCAGGCGCAAAAAGACGCGTATTACCTGCAGAGGCCTGGAGGGCCTGCCTATATCGCGGGCAAAGCCTTTGCGCGAGGCGCTTTGTCGGCAGCAGAAAAAGCCTGTGATGCGGCGGAATCCGTATTGCTGGCCCACATCACAGAGATGGAGTAA